Proteins from one Dromiciops gliroides isolate mDroGli1 chromosome 6, mDroGli1.pri, whole genome shotgun sequence genomic window:
- the LOC122731369 gene encoding bone marrow proteoglycan-like — protein sequence MKLPLILSLLLLGTVSSLHLKNEALELEASEGEKALAQEVETPEEEDNLTTGDEEEDDEGTEVEVAEDDNLCPKEEDVVHMLGSPGCKTCRFLIVRKPRTFRRAQKICRRCYRGNLVSIHSSHTNSRIQCSVRGINQGQIWIGGRIKGRHRKRFWWVDGSSWTFSYWAAGQPARGGGCCVALCTRGGHWRRAPCRRRLPFACSY from the exons ATGAAACTACCTCTCATCTTATCACTTCTCCTGTTGGGCACAGTTTCTTCTCTTCATCTGA AAAATGAGGCTCTTGAGCTAGAGGCATCAGAGGGAGAAAAGGCCTTAGCTCAGGAGGTAGAGACTCCAGAGGAAGAGGATAACTTGACCACAGGggatgaggaagaagatgatgaagggACGGAGGTTGAAGTTGCTGAAGATGATAACCTTTGCCCAAAGGAAGAGGATGTAGTCCATATGCTGGGTAGCCCAGGATGTAAGACCTGCCGGTTCCTGATTGTTAGAAAGCCAAGGACATTCAGAAGAGCTCAG AAGATCTGCAGACGTTGCTATCGGGGAAATCTGGTCTCTATCCACAGCTCCCACACCAACTCCCGCATCCAGTGTTCAGTTCGTGGAATTAACCAGGGCCAGATCTGGATTGGAGGCAGAATCAAGGGCAGG CATCGGAAGAGATTTTGGTGGGTTGATGGGAGTAGCTGGACATTTTCTTACTGGGCAGCAGGCCAACCTGCACGTGGTGGGGGCTGTTGTGTAGCCTTATGTACTAGAG GGGGCCACTGGCGTCGAGCCCCATGCAGACGTCGCCTGCCTTTTGCCTGCTCTTACTGA